A DNA window from Bos indicus x Bos taurus breed Angus x Brahman F1 hybrid chromosome 16, Bos_hybrid_MaternalHap_v2.0, whole genome shotgun sequence contains the following coding sequences:
- the PUSL1 gene encoding tRNA pseudouridine synthase-like 1 isoform X5: MGAGSVPARYLVYFQYLGTDFNGVAAVRGVQRAVGVQNYLEEAAERLNSVMPVKFTISSRTDAGVHALSNAAHLDIQRRSDLPPFSPEVLTEALNTHLKHPAIRVLQAFRVPSHFHARHAAISRTYLYRLATGCPRPDRLPVFERNRCWALQADCLDVAAMQEAAQHLLGTHDFSAFQSAGSPASSPVRTLCRASVSPDPASPFVLPEESRQLQFWSMEFESQSFLYKQVPPPCSLLAGPQRPSTEVTGNPLLLRCLTCPAPCSNHSKPVPATSPHFPGHLPRWVATEEWCRRKHQKGRRPDSLWWFLLEINTPRAPTHLLGGQE; the protein is encoded by the exons ATGGGCGCGGGCTCGGTGCCGGCGCGCTACCTCGTGTACTTCCAGTACTTGGGAACGGACTTTAA CGGGGTCGCGGCCGTCAGGGGCGTCCAGCGCGCCGTCGGAGTCCAGAACTACCTAGAG GAGGCCGCAGAGCGGCTGAACTCCGTGATGCCGGTAAAGTTCACCATTTCCAGCCGCACGGATGCTGGGGTCCACGCCCTAAGTAACGCGGCGCACCTGGACATCCAGCGCCGCTCAGACCTGCCACCCTTCTCCCCTGAGGTCCTGACGGAAGCCCTCAACACCCACCTGAAGCACCCTGCAATCAG GGTGCTACAGGCCTTCCGTGTACCCAGCCACTTCCATGCCCGCCATGCAGCCATATCCAGGACCTACCTGTACCGCCTAGCTACCGGCTGCCCCAGGCCTGACAGGCTGCCTGTATTTGAACGAAACCGGTGCTGGGCGCTTCAGGCAGA CTGCTTGGATGTGGCTGCCATGCAGGAAGCCGCCCAGCACCTCCTGGGGACACATGACTTCAGTGCCTTCCAGTCGGCTGGCAGCCCAGCCTCCAGCCCGGTGCGCACCTTGTGCCGGGCCTCTGTGTCCCCCGACCCCGCCAGCCCCTTTGTCCTCCCCGAGGAAAGCAG GCAGTTGCAGTTCTGGAGCATGGAGTTTGAGAGCCAGTCCTTCCTGTACAAACAG GTCCCACCTCCATGCAGCCTCCTCGCAGGCCCTCAGAGACCCAGTACAGAAGTCACAGGTAACCCTCTGCTGCTCCGCTGCTTGACCTGCCCTGCACCGTGCAGCAACCACAGCAAGCCTGTACCTGCCACAAGTCCCCACTTCCCTGGGCACCTGCCCAGGTGGGTTGCCACAGAGGAGTGGTGCAGGAGAAAGCATCAGAAAGGAAGACGCCCAGACAGCCTGTGGTGGTTTTTATTGGAGATCAACACCCCAAGAGCCCCCACCCATCTCCTGGGAGGCCAGGAGTAG
- the PUSL1 gene encoding tRNA pseudouridine synthase-like 1 isoform X4, whose product MGAGSVPARYLVYFQYLGTDFNGVAAVRGVQRAVGVQNYLEEAAERLNSVMPVKFTISSRTDAGVHALSNAAHLDIQRRSDLPPFSPEVLTEALNTHLKHPAIRVLQAFRVPSHFHARHAAISRTYLYRLATGCPRPDRLPVFERNRCWALQADCLDVAAMQEAAQHLLGTHDFSAFQSAGSPASSPVRTLCRASVSPDPASPFVLPEESRQLQFWSMEFESQSFLYKQDDLGSVHRSHLHAASSQALRDPVQKSQVTLCCSAA is encoded by the exons ATGGGCGCGGGCTCGGTGCCGGCGCGCTACCTCGTGTACTTCCAGTACTTGGGAACGGACTTTAA CGGGGTCGCGGCCGTCAGGGGCGTCCAGCGCGCCGTCGGAGTCCAGAACTACCTAGAG GAGGCCGCAGAGCGGCTGAACTCCGTGATGCCGGTAAAGTTCACCATTTCCAGCCGCACGGATGCTGGGGTCCACGCCCTAAGTAACGCGGCGCACCTGGACATCCAGCGCCGCTCAGACCTGCCACCCTTCTCCCCTGAGGTCCTGACGGAAGCCCTCAACACCCACCTGAAGCACCCTGCAATCAG GGTGCTACAGGCCTTCCGTGTACCCAGCCACTTCCATGCCCGCCATGCAGCCATATCCAGGACCTACCTGTACCGCCTAGCTACCGGCTGCCCCAGGCCTGACAGGCTGCCTGTATTTGAACGAAACCGGTGCTGGGCGCTTCAGGCAGA CTGCTTGGATGTGGCTGCCATGCAGGAAGCCGCCCAGCACCTCCTGGGGACACATGACTTCAGTGCCTTCCAGTCGGCTGGCAGCCCAGCCTCCAGCCCGGTGCGCACCTTGTGCCGGGCCTCTGTGTCCCCCGACCCCGCCAGCCCCTTTGTCCTCCCCGAGGAAAGCAG GCAGTTGCAGTTCTGGAGCATGGAGTTTGAGAGCCAGTCCTTCCTGTACAAACAG GATGACCTGGGGTCTGTCCATAGGTCCCACCTCCATGCAGCCTCCTCGCAGGCCCTCAGAGACCCAGTACAGAAGTCACAGGTAACCCTCTGCTGCTCCGCTGCTTGA
- the PUSL1 gene encoding tRNA pseudouridine synthase-like 1 isoform X2 codes for MGAGSVPARYLVYFQYLGTDFNGVAAVRGVQRAVGVQNYLEEAAERLNSVMPVKFTISSRTDAGVHALSNAAHLDIQRRSDLPPFSPEVLTEALNTHLKHPAIRVLQAFRVPSHFHARHAAISRTYLYRLATGCPRPDRLPVFERNRCWALQADCLDVAAMQEAAQHLLGTHDFSAFQSAGSPASSPVRTLCRASVSPDPASPFVLPEESRQLQFWSMEFESQSFLYKQVRRMTAVLVAVGLGALMPAQVKAILESRDPLGKHQSRVAPAHGLFLKSVLYEGLG; via the exons ATGGGCGCGGGCTCGGTGCCGGCGCGCTACCTCGTGTACTTCCAGTACTTGGGAACGGACTTTAA CGGGGTCGCGGCCGTCAGGGGCGTCCAGCGCGCCGTCGGAGTCCAGAACTACCTAGAG GAGGCCGCAGAGCGGCTGAACTCCGTGATGCCGGTAAAGTTCACCATTTCCAGCCGCACGGATGCTGGGGTCCACGCCCTAAGTAACGCGGCGCACCTGGACATCCAGCGCCGCTCAGACCTGCCACCCTTCTCCCCTGAGGTCCTGACGGAAGCCCTCAACACCCACCTGAAGCACCCTGCAATCAG GGTGCTACAGGCCTTCCGTGTACCCAGCCACTTCCATGCCCGCCATGCAGCCATATCCAGGACCTACCTGTACCGCCTAGCTACCGGCTGCCCCAGGCCTGACAGGCTGCCTGTATTTGAACGAAACCGGTGCTGGGCGCTTCAGGCAGA CTGCTTGGATGTGGCTGCCATGCAGGAAGCCGCCCAGCACCTCCTGGGGACACATGACTTCAGTGCCTTCCAGTCGGCTGGCAGCCCAGCCTCCAGCCCGGTGCGCACCTTGTGCCGGGCCTCTGTGTCCCCCGACCCCGCCAGCCCCTTTGTCCTCCCCGAGGAAAGCAG GCAGTTGCAGTTCTGGAGCATGGAGTTTGAGAGCCAGTCCTTCCTGTACAAACAG GTGCGGAGAATGACTGCTGTACTTGTAGCCGTGGGGCTGGGGGCTTTGATGCCTGCTCAGGTGAAAGCCATTCTGGAGAGCCGGGACCCCCTGGGGAAACACCAGTCCCGTGTGGCCCCTGCCCATGGCTTGTTCTTGAAATCAGTGCTCTACGAAGGCCTTG GATGA
- the PUSL1 gene encoding tRNA pseudouridine synthase-like 1 isoform X1 → MGAGSVPARYLVYFQYLGTDFNGVAAVRGVQRAVGVQNYLEEAAERLNSVMPVKFTISSRTDAGVHALSNAAHLDIQRRSDLPPFSPEVLTEALNTHLKHPAIRVLQAFRVPSHFHARHAAISRTYLYRLATGCPRPDRLPVFERNRCWALQADCLDVAAMQEAAQHLLGTHDFSAFQSAGSPASSPVRTLCRASVSPDPASPFVLPEESRQLQFWSMEFESQSFLYKQVRRMTAVLVAVGLGALMPAQVKAILESRDPLGKHQSRVAPAHGLFLKSVLYEGLGPTSMQPPRRPSETQYRSHR, encoded by the exons ATGGGCGCGGGCTCGGTGCCGGCGCGCTACCTCGTGTACTTCCAGTACTTGGGAACGGACTTTAA CGGGGTCGCGGCCGTCAGGGGCGTCCAGCGCGCCGTCGGAGTCCAGAACTACCTAGAG GAGGCCGCAGAGCGGCTGAACTCCGTGATGCCGGTAAAGTTCACCATTTCCAGCCGCACGGATGCTGGGGTCCACGCCCTAAGTAACGCGGCGCACCTGGACATCCAGCGCCGCTCAGACCTGCCACCCTTCTCCCCTGAGGTCCTGACGGAAGCCCTCAACACCCACCTGAAGCACCCTGCAATCAG GGTGCTACAGGCCTTCCGTGTACCCAGCCACTTCCATGCCCGCCATGCAGCCATATCCAGGACCTACCTGTACCGCCTAGCTACCGGCTGCCCCAGGCCTGACAGGCTGCCTGTATTTGAACGAAACCGGTGCTGGGCGCTTCAGGCAGA CTGCTTGGATGTGGCTGCCATGCAGGAAGCCGCCCAGCACCTCCTGGGGACACATGACTTCAGTGCCTTCCAGTCGGCTGGCAGCCCAGCCTCCAGCCCGGTGCGCACCTTGTGCCGGGCCTCTGTGTCCCCCGACCCCGCCAGCCCCTTTGTCCTCCCCGAGGAAAGCAG GCAGTTGCAGTTCTGGAGCATGGAGTTTGAGAGCCAGTCCTTCCTGTACAAACAG GTGCGGAGAATGACTGCTGTACTTGTAGCCGTGGGGCTGGGGGCTTTGATGCCTGCTCAGGTGAAAGCCATTCTGGAGAGCCGGGACCCCCTGGGGAAACACCAGTCCCGTGTGGCCCCTGCCCATGGCTTGTTCTTGAAATCAGTGCTCTACGAAGGCCTTG GTCCCACCTCCATGCAGCCTCCTCGCAGGCCCTCAGAGACCCAGTACAGAAGTCACAGGTAA
- the PUSL1 gene encoding tRNA pseudouridine synthase-like 1 isoform X3 — translation MPVKFTISSRTDAGVHALSNAAHLDIQRRSDLPPFSPEVLTEALNTHLKHPAIRVLQAFRVPSHFHARHAAISRTYLYRLATGCPRPDRLPVFERNRCWALQADCLDVAAMQEAAQHLLGTHDFSAFQSAGSPASSPVRTLCRASVSPDPASPFVLPEESRQLQFWSMEFESQSFLYKQVPPPCSLLAGPQRPSTEVTGNPLLLRCLTCPAPCSNHSKPVPATSPHFPGHLPRWVATEEWCRRKHQKGRRPDSLWWFLLEINTPRAPTHLLGGQE, via the exons ATGCCGGTAAAGTTCACCATTTCCAGCCGCACGGATGCTGGGGTCCACGCCCTAAGTAACGCGGCGCACCTGGACATCCAGCGCCGCTCAGACCTGCCACCCTTCTCCCCTGAGGTCCTGACGGAAGCCCTCAACACCCACCTGAAGCACCCTGCAATCAG GGTGCTACAGGCCTTCCGTGTACCCAGCCACTTCCATGCCCGCCATGCAGCCATATCCAGGACCTACCTGTACCGCCTAGCTACCGGCTGCCCCAGGCCTGACAGGCTGCCTGTATTTGAACGAAACCGGTGCTGGGCGCTTCAGGCAGA CTGCTTGGATGTGGCTGCCATGCAGGAAGCCGCCCAGCACCTCCTGGGGACACATGACTTCAGTGCCTTCCAGTCGGCTGGCAGCCCAGCCTCCAGCCCGGTGCGCACCTTGTGCCGGGCCTCTGTGTCCCCCGACCCCGCCAGCCCCTTTGTCCTCCCCGAGGAAAGCAG GCAGTTGCAGTTCTGGAGCATGGAGTTTGAGAGCCAGTCCTTCCTGTACAAACAG GTCCCACCTCCATGCAGCCTCCTCGCAGGCCCTCAGAGACCCAGTACAGAAGTCACAGGTAACCCTCTGCTGCTCCGCTGCTTGACCTGCCCTGCACCGTGCAGCAACCACAGCAAGCCTGTACCTGCCACAAGTCCCCACTTCCCTGGGCACCTGCCCAGGTGGGTTGCCACAGAGGAGTGGTGCAGGAGAAAGCATCAGAAAGGAAGACGCCCAGACAGCCTGTGGTGGTTTTTATTGGAGATCAACACCCCAAGAGCCCCCACCCATCTCCTGGGAGGCCAGGAGTAG